A genomic region of Gossypium hirsutum isolate 1008001.06 chromosome D01, Gossypium_hirsutum_v2.1, whole genome shotgun sequence contains the following coding sequences:
- the LOC107921578 gene encoding uncharacterized protein codes for MKDIFSKEHRLREFEIVALTEGCTTILAYKLPPKLKDPGSFTIPCSIGNHYVGKALCDLGAKWEADQDVSIVPGRPFLPTGRTLIDVQEGELTMRVNDQQVTFNAFNVLKCADANDECQAIGLIETTVEEFTRFCHNIFDSDEDPLEQSDTISFGKFGEFMKATRVDSG; via the exons atgaaagatatattttcAAAAGAACATAGATTGAGAGAATTTGAGATTGTCGCTCTCACTGAAGGGTGTACAACAATATTGGCATATAAATTACCTCCAAAGCTGAAGGACCCGgggagtttcactatcccatgttcaattggaaatcattatgttggcAAGGCGTTATGTGATCTAGGTGCGA aatgGGAGGCTGACCAAGATGTGTCAATTGTTCCTGGAAGACCTTTTCTTCCTACTGGCAGGACATTAATTGATGTGCAGGAAGGTGAGCTGACCATGAGGGTAAATGATCAGCAGGTTACCTTCAATgcatttaatgttttgaaatgtgcAGATGCTAACGATGAATGTCAGGCCATTGGGCTGATAGAAACAACAGTGGAGGAGTTCACCAGATTTTGCCACAATATTTTTGACAGTGACGAAGACCCACTTGAGCAGAGTGATACAATAAGTTTTGGAAAATTCGGTGAATTTATGAAAGCCACTCGAGTAGATAGTGGATAG